From a region of the Triticum aestivum cultivar Chinese Spring chromosome 7D, IWGSC CS RefSeq v2.1, whole genome shotgun sequence genome:
- the LOC123167370 gene encoding uncharacterized protein isoform X2 has translation MVMVLDAFASYLGDYLKQVVEDELGTRLGVSGEINKMGGKLQDLKNFLADADRRNITDETVQAWVGQLKRAMYEAADILDLCQLKAMERGPSTAIPGFFNPLLFCMRNPFHAHEIGTRIKALNKSLDSIKERSAAFNFINLGSYEDHSSNIHASGRGNPSHETSGDLDRSWSGLVGDQIKEDTRALVSQIMRPRNEVNTNITVFAIVGVGGIGKTTLAQQVFHDEVIQSEFSKRIWLSINQNFSEIELLTRAISAAGGNHLPAGNAKATLHQTLKDTLIGHKTLLVMDDVWNPGAWEGVLKIPFLNAAAPGSQVLITTRDEGVALGMAATWPYHHVGTLGLDDAWSLLKKQALSSEIDEDHLNMLKDVGLKIIQKCGGLPLSIKIIGGLLRKRGELRRDWEHVLDDSKWSITRMPQELNYPVYLSYEDMPPYLKQCFLYYSLLPKSRSFHVDQVVGMWISEGFIHGNSNDLEESGRNYYRELISRNLIEPNINDADQYYCSMHDVVRSFAQYMTRDEAFTAQDGDNDMLTKLSSQKFLRLSMQSGDLDWKSLQEQQSVRTLISTTQINLKPGDSWAAFSSLRTLHIESADVAALTESLHQLKHLRYLALLNTDISVLPVNIGKMKLLQFLDLGGCTTVVNLPDSIVKLGQLRLFDLPYTNVIPRGFHGLTSMRRLFGFRALMDGDWCSLDELGPLSQLRRLHLFQLENVPAASFAANARLCEKRNLTNLFLCCTSKLGDDGLLIEKEGVSIGEQERNEKVFDELCPPPSIVDLSIQGYFGQQLPSWMMSTSMVPLNNLKYLWFDHLVCCTQLPNGLCQLPYLQILHVNRAPCIRRVGTEFLQAAAAPFPRLNVMKLIGMVEWEDWEWEEQVQAMPRLETLLLGNCKLRRAPPGLASNARGLKILIVRGVHHLNYLESFSSVVELTVHACPDLERITNLPNLQKLTIKGCPKLKMLESIPALEWLVLENYAIEELPEYMRDINPRHLQLLCRIWLVSSLAAGQSGPEWDKFSHVDHVQAYARDGNNQRKWYVLYTRRDNFKLDSNISSSSTIFQGFESVCKMRRSTFSYICSLVRIPFFEDMMSRDQDHTFVDGRELSLQDRAFVALAMLNSGASPVTVGFSLGVNESTVLLVTQVFVEAMYVRAMHHLHWPGYTKMEKIKRKFDKIHGLPNCCGVIHTAHIKFGSQNRDREENDVILMQALVDPDMRFTNIWLGLPGSMMNQLSILHDSNLFKMGEKGTLLNGNKLKVSSGGGLEVGEYIIGGAGYPLRPWLLTPYQLENDLSDLDSKVEFNRRHFAAIAVVLRALARLRGTHKCLRGEGPHLNNQGYMFSIIYVCCMLNNIVIDMEEEQSAGIEEKYYVGQVRQIADEDAVRMRDVLSQHLIGSRETLSSCMVGAQGFELLYKMRRSTFSYICSLVRVPFLEDMMARVHMFVDGRVLSLQDRVAVALVMLNSGVSPVTVGLSLGVNETTVSLVTQVFVEAMCERAMHHLRWPGSAKMEKIKRKFDKIHGLPNCCGVVHTAHIKFGMQNCDHEENDGILMQALIDPDMRFTNICLGLPGSMMNKLSVLHDSDLFKMGEKGTSLNGNKLKVTSGGGLEIGEYIIGDAGYPLRPWLLTPYQLENDLSDSDSKVEFNRRHSAATAVMLRALASLKDTWKCLQGEGWHPNNKRGMHLTTGTCVILHNILIDMEKDEGAGMPSNQEENYVKQMRQVAEEDVIRVRDALSQHLIENGETLSSCMVGAQGFELVYKMRRSTFSYICSLVRVPFLEDMMARDHKFVDGRVLSLQDRVAIALRMLNCGEPPATVGSSLGVDESTVSLVTHRFVGAWARAFHHISWPGSAKLEKIKSKFDKIHGLPNCCGVVHTAQITFGSENSGHEENVGMLMQVVVDPDFRFSFIWLGPSGSMNQLSVLYDSSLFKSCQEGTALNGSKLNLSDGSEIGEYIIGDAGYPLLPWLLTPYHLQEKDLSADFPPYQAEFNRRHSSASTITLAALTRLKDTWKILDRAVGSCPPFETIYACCVLHNIVIDKEEEEDGAGMPINQENYIKQVRRVADEDAIRVRDSLSQHLIESGVHTKAAEEEQEAAATVSGSGDGNKEQEAD, from the exons ATGGTGATGGTGCTGGATGCGTTTGCATCCTACCTGGGGGACTACCTCAAGCAGGTGGTAGAAGATGAGCTCGGAACGAGGCTGGGCGTGTCGGGCGAGATCAACAAGATGGGCGGCAAGCTCCAGGACCTCAAGAACTTCCTCGCCGACGCTGATAGGAGGAACATCACGGACGAGACTGTGCAAGCCTGGGTGGGCCAGCTCAAGCGTGCCATGTATGAAGCTgctgacatcctcgacctctgccAGCTCAAGGCCATGGAGCGTGGACCATCCACCGCAATTCCAGGGTTTTTCAATCCCCTGCTTTTCTGCATGCGGAATCCCTTCCATGCTCATGAAATCGGCACCCGCATCAAAGCGCTCAACAAGAGCCTTGACTCCATCAAGGAGCGGAGTGCTGCTTTCAACTTTATCAACCTCGGATCCTACGAGGATCATAGCAGCAACATCCACGCCTCTGGTCGTGGCAATCCTAGCCACGAGACATCAGGGGACCTTGACCGGTCCTGGTCAGGTCTGGTTGGGGACCAGATCAAAGAAGACACAAGAGCACTGGTGTCCCAGATCATGCGCCCAAGAAATGAGGTCAACACCAACATCACAGTGTTCGCCATCGTAGGTGTTGGTGGGATTGGCAAGACCACCCTTGCCCAGCAGGTCTTCCATGACGAGGTCATCCAATCTGAGTTCAGCAAAAGGATATGGTTGAGCATCAACCAAAACTTCAGTGAGATTGAGCTGTTGACAAGAGCCATCAGTGCAGCCGGAGGAAACCACCTGCCGGCTGGAAATGCAAAGGCTACACTTCACCAAACTCTCAAGGACACCTTGATTGGCCACAAGACTTTACTGGTAATGGATGATGTGTGGAACCCTGGAGCATGGGAGGGTGTGCTCAAAATACCCTTTCTTAATGCTGCTGCTCCAGGCAGCCAGGTCCTCATCACCACTAGAGATGAAGGTGTTGCCCTAGGGATGGCAGCCACATGGCCTTACCATCACGTTGGCACATTAGGGCTTGACGATGCTTGGTCGCTGCTAAAAAAGCAG GCACTCTCAAGTGAGATAGATGAAGACCATCTCAATATGTTGAAGGATGTCGGATTGAAAATTATACAGAAATGTGGTGGTTTACCTCTCTCCATCAAAATAATAGGAGGACTCCTGCGTAAAAGGGGGGAGCTACGTCGTGACTGGGAGCATGTTTTGGATGATTCTAAATGGTCAATAACTAGAATGCCCCAAGAGCTCAACTATCCAGTATACTTGAGCTATGAAGATATGCCTCCTTATCTGAAGCAGTGCTTCCTATACTACTCTCTTCTTCCTAAAAGCAGAAGTTTCCATGTGGATCAAGTAGTTGGGATGTGGATCAGCGAAGGATTTATTCATGGGAACTCGAATGATTTAGAAGAATCTGGAAGAAATTACTACAGAGAGCTGATATCTAGGAACCTTATAGAGCCTAATATAAATGATGCCGATCAATATTATTGTAGCATGCATGATGTTGTTCGTTCATTTGCTCAGTATATGACTAGAGATGAAGCATTCACAGCTCAAGACGGAGACAATGATATGCTAACTAAACTTAGCTCGCAGAAGTTTCTTCGGTTGTCTATGCAATCAGGTGACCTTGACTGGAAATCTTTGCAGGAGCAGCAATCAGTGAGAACATTAATCTCAACTACTCAGATCAATTTGAAGCCTGGTGATTCATGGGCTGCCTTTTCTAGTCTACGGACTCTACACATAGAATCTGCAGATGTGGCTGCACTGACTGAATCGTTGCATCAGCTGAAGCACCTGAGATATCTGGCACTATTAAATACTGATATATCTGTACTTCCAGTGAACATTGGCAAGATGAAACTATTGCAATTTCTTGACCTTGGTGGATGTACAACAGTGGTGAATCTTCCTGATAGCATTGTGAAGCTTGGCCAGCTGAGGTTATTTGATCTTCCCTACACAAATGTGATACCTAGAGGGTTCCATGGTCTGACAAGTATGAGGAGACTATTTGGATTTCGAGCCCTCATGGATGGTGATTGGTGTAGTTTGGACGAGTTGGGGCCTCTTTCCCAACTCAGACGTCTTCATTTATTTCAACTGGAGAATGTACCTGCTGCTTCGTTTGCTGCTAATGCTAGGCTTTGTGAGAAAAGGAATCTTACAAACCTATTCTTGTGCTGCACCAGCAAACTGGGAGATGATGGGTTGCTCATAGAGAAAGAAGGTGTCTCTATTGGAGAGCAGGAAAGAAACGAGAAGGTGTTTGATGAGCTCTGCCCTCCACCCAGTATAGTTGATCTTTCTATCCAAGGGTATTTTGGCCAGCAACTCCCGAGTTGGATGATGTCTACGTCAATGGTGCCCCTCAACAACTTGAAGTATCTATGGTTTGATCACCTGGTTTGTTGCACACAACTTCCCAATGGGTTGTGTCAGCTCCCCTACCTGCAGATCCTTCATGTCAACCGCGCTCCATGCATCAGGCGTGTTGGGACTGAATTCTTGCAGGCGGCGGCAGCTCCATTTCCAAGGTTAAACGTGATGAAGTTAATTGGAATGGTGGAATGGGAGGATTGGGAGTGGGAGGAGCAAGTACAGGCCATGCCCCGTCTGGAGACGCTTTTGCTCGGTAATTGCAAACTGAGACGTGCTCCTCCTGGGCTTGCCTCCAATGCAAGGGGTTTGAAGATTTTAATTGTAAGAGGCGTCCATCACCTCAACTACCTTGAGAGCTTTTCTTCTGTTGTTGAGCTTACGGTGCATGCATGCCCTGACCTCGAGAGGATCACTAATCTCCCCAATCTGCAAAAGCTCACCATCAAAGGTTGCCCAAAGTTGAAGATGCTAGAGAGTATCCCTGCACTCGAGTGGTTGGTTCTGGAGAATTACGCCATCGAAGAACTTCCAGAATACATGCGAGATATAAACCCAAGGCATTTGCAGCTGCTCTGCAGGATATGGTTGGTATCTTCGCTAGCCGCGGGACAATCTGGTCCTGAGTGGGACAAGTTCAGCCATGTGGATCATGTCCAGGCATATGCACGTGATGGAAACAACCAAAGGAAATGGTATGTGTTGTACACAAGAAGAGACAACTTCAAATTGGATTCAAATATTAGCAGCAGCTCTACCATTTTTCAAG GATTTGAGTCTGTGTGCAAAATGAGAAGAAGTACCTTCAGTTACATCTGCAGCTTGGTGAGGATCCCATTTTTTGAAGATATGATGTCAAGGGATCAGGATCACACCTTTGTTGACGGGAGAGAGCTGTCTTTACAAGATCGAGCATTTGTCGCTTTGGCAATGCTGAACTCAGGTGCCTCACCTGTTACCGTAGGATTCTCTCTTGGTGTGAATGAGTCAACTGTCTTGCTGGTAACTCAAGTGTTTGTTGAGGCTATGTATGTGCGAGCAATGCATCACTTGCATTGGCCAGGCTACACTAAAATGGAGAAGATCAAGCGCAAGTTTGACAAAATCCATGGCCTGCCAAACTGCTGTGGTGTTATACATACAGCTCACATCAAATTTGGGTCACAAAACCGTGACCGCGAGGAGAATGATGTCATCTTAATGCAAGCTCTGGTTGATCCAGATATGAGGTTCACAAACATTTGGTTGGGGTTGCCAGGTAGCATGATGAACCAATTGAGCATTTTGCATGACTCTAATCTTTTTAAGATGGGTGAGAAGGGTACTTTGCTGAATGGCAACAAGCTGAAGGTATCATCAGGTGGTGGATTGGAAGTCGGGGAATACATAATTGGTGGTGCAGGATATCCTCTTCGTCCTTGGCTCCTCACGCCTTACCAGTTAGAGAATGACCTCTCAGACTTGGACTCCAAAGTGGAGTTCAATAGGAGACACTTTGCAGCTATAGCCGTCGTGCTGAGGGCACTGGCACGGTTGAGAGGCACACACAAGTGCCTTCGTGGAGAAGGACCACATCTAAATAATCAGGGTTACATGTTTTCGATAATCTATGTGTGCTGCATGTTGAATAACATAGTGATAgacatggaggaggagcagagtgCAGGCATTGAGGAAAAGTATTACGTCGGGCAAGTGCGTCAGATTGCAGATGAGGATGCCGTCAGGATGAGGGATGTACTATCCCAGCACCTGATCGGATCTAGAG AAACCTTATCATCTTGTATGGTTGGCGCACAAGGATTTGAGTTGCTGTATAAAATGAGAAGAAGTACCTTTAGTTATATCTGCAGCTTGGTGAGAGTGCCATTTttggaagatatgatggcaagggTTCACATGTTTGTTGATGGGAGAGTATTGTCTTTACAAGATCGAGTAGCTGTCGCTCTGGTAATGCTGAACTCTGGTGTGTCACCTGTTACCGTAGGACTATCCCTTGGTGTGAACGAGACAACTGTCTCGCTGGTAACTCAGGTGTTTGTTGAAGCTATGTGCGAGCGAGCAATGCACCACTTGCGTTGGCCAGGCTCCGCTAAAATGGAGAAGATCAAGCGCAAGTTTGATAagatccatggcctcccaaattgCTGTGGTGTTGTGCATACAGCCCACATCAAATTTGGAATGCAAAACTGTGACCATGAGGAGAATGATGGCATCCTAATGCAAGCTCTCATTGATCCAGATATGAGGTTCACAAACATTTGTTTGGGGCTGCCAGGTAGCATGATGAACAAATTGAGCGTTTTGCACGACTCTGATCTTTTCAAGATGGGCGAGAAGGGTACTTCGCTGAATGGTAACAAGCTGAAGGTAACATCAGGTGGAGGATTAGAAATTGGGGAATACATAATTGGTGATGCAGGATATCCTCTTCGTCCCTGGCTCCTCACACCTTACCAGTTGGAGAATGATCTCTCAGATTCAGACTCCAAAGTGGAATTCAACAGGAGACACTCTGCAGCTACAGCCGTCATGCTGAGGGCGCTGGCAAGCTTGAAGGACACATGGAAGTGCCTGCAGGGAGAAGGGTGGCATCCAAATAATAAACGTGGCATGCACTTGACAACCGGCACATGCGTCATTTTGCATAACATACTGATAGACATGGAGAAAGACGAGGGTGCAGGCATGCCAAGCAATCAGGAGGAGAATTACGTCAAGCAAATGCGGCAGGTTGCAGAAGAGGACGTCATCAGGGTGAGGGATGCACTGTCCCAGCACTTGATCGAAAATGGAG AAACCTTATCATCTTGTATGGTGGGCGCACAAGGATTTGAGTTGGTGTATAAAATGAGAAGAAGTACCTTCAGTTACATCTGCAGCTTGGTGAGGGTGCCATTTctggaagatatgatggcaagggATCACAAATTTGTTGATGGGAGAGTGCTGTCTTTACAGGATCGAGTAGCGATTGCTCTGAGAATGCTTAACTGTGGTGAGCCACCGGCCACCGTGGGATCCTCTCTTGGTGTGGACGAGTCAACCGTCTCGTTGGTAACTCACAGGTTTGTTGGAGCGTGGGCGCGAGCATTTCACCACATAAGCTGGCCTGGCTCTGCTAAACTGGAGAAGATCAAGAGCAAGTTCGACAAGATACACGGCTTGCCAAACTGTTGTGGTGTTGTACATACAGCTCAAATCACATTTGGATCAGAGAACAGTGGCCATGAAGAAAATGTTGGCATGCTAATGCAAGTGGTCGTTGATCCAGATTTTAGGTTCTCATTCATTTGGTTGGGGCCATCAGGTAGTATGAACCAATTGAGTGTTTTGTATGACTCTTCGCTCTTCAAGTCCTGCCAGGAGGGTACTGCACTGAATGGCAGTAAGCTGAACTTATCAGATGGCTCGGAAATCGGGGAGTACATCATTGGTGATGCAGGATACCCTCTTCTCCCCTGGCTCCTCACACCTTACCACCTGCAAGAGAAAGACCTGTCTGCAGATTTTCCTCCTTATCAAGCCGAGTTCAACAGGAGACACTCTTCAGCATCAACCATCACGCTGGCTGCGCTGACCAGGTTGAAAGACACTTGGAAGATCCTGGACAGAGCGGTTGGCTCATGTCCACCTTTTGAAACAATCTATGCGTGCTGCGTGTTACATAATATAGTGATagacaaggaggaagaggaagatggtgCAGGCATGCCAATCAATCAGGAGAATTACATCAAGCAAGTGCGGCGGGTAGCAGATGAGGACGCCATCAGGGTGAGGGATTCACTGTCCCAGCACTTGATCGAATCTGGAG TTCACACAAAGGctgcagaggaggaacaagaagcagcagcaactgTATCTGGTTCAGGAGATGGAAACAAGGAACAGGAAGCAGACTGA